A single window of Leptospiraceae bacterium DNA harbors:
- the murB gene encoding UDP-N-acetylmuramate dehydrogenase — MKTLSKTQTLEIIDELKKKKIGYRTDVGLSVLSSFKIGGISPLVIEPETRESLVQALECLNRFDTTYRVLGGGSNLLISDTPDDFITLRLSGEFKEFNQVEEGTFYIGAAANTTPTFKKISQMGYTGVEFLSTIPGWVGGAVIQNAGCYGGELFNKIEFVEFIKEGKLHIKPTNEIEHGYRFTEFLRNKDSIITGIQIKVEPGNLEEIEASLKEKRDKRNSSQPENKKSAGSVFKNPNLKDEHGNPVKSWKLIDEAGLRGIIQGGAQISPEHCNFIVNIGGATAADVHYLVKTIQEKVHTISGVLLEREIEYFGTVG, encoded by the coding sequence ATGAAAACTCTTTCTAAAACGCAAACACTCGAAATTATCGACGAACTCAAAAAGAAAAAAATCGGATACAGAACCGATGTGGGCTTGTCAGTATTATCCTCATTTAAGATAGGAGGAATAAGTCCACTTGTTATTGAACCAGAGACCAGAGAAAGTTTAGTGCAAGCTCTCGAGTGTTTAAATCGATTCGATACAACATACCGAGTGTTAGGCGGAGGATCTAATTTATTAATCTCAGATACTCCCGATGATTTTATCACTCTTCGTCTTTCCGGAGAGTTCAAAGAATTCAATCAAGTAGAAGAGGGAACATTTTACATCGGAGCTGCGGCTAACACAACTCCTACCTTCAAGAAAATTTCACAAATGGGATATACAGGAGTTGAGTTTTTGAGCACAATTCCAGGTTGGGTTGGAGGAGCAGTCATTCAAAATGCTGGTTGTTATGGCGGTGAATTATTTAACAAAATAGAATTTGTAGAATTTATAAAAGAAGGAAAGCTTCATATCAAACCCACAAATGAAATTGAACATGGCTACCGGTTTACAGAGTTTCTCCGCAACAAAGATTCTATCATCACAGGAATTCAAATAAAAGTTGAGCCGGGTAATTTGGAAGAGATTGAAGCATCTCTCAAGGAGAAACGGGACAAAAGAAATTCCTCTCAACCTGAAAACAAAAAGAGTGCTGGCTCTGTTTTTAAGAATCCAAATTTAAAAGACGAACATGGCAATCCAGTAAAAAGCTGGAAGCTAATTGACGAAGCGGGGCTAAGAGGCATTATCCAAGGAGGAGCACAGATTTCACCAGAGCATTGTAATTTTATAGTAAACATCGGCGGTGCTACGGCGGCAGATGTGCATTATCTCGTAAAAACCATTCAAGAGAAAGTTCATACAATTTCTGGCGTTTTACTTGAGCGAGAGATTGAGTATTTCGGGACAGTAGGTTAA
- a CDS encoding STAS domain-containing protein has product MEYKLIEGIQLIKMEGSVLQSDSGRLDRYFSQIFSSDSKNVVIDLTDANHISSSVLGQIVFLKNKLKALSGDIRLVITDDDLLELFDLTMLNKVFEIYPNVDAAFESYQR; this is encoded by the coding sequence ATGGAATACAAATTAATAGAAGGAATTCAGTTGATCAAAATGGAAGGCTCTGTCCTTCAATCCGATAGCGGGCGACTTGACCGATACTTCAGCCAGATTTTTTCATCTGACTCTAAGAATGTGGTTATTGATCTAACCGATGCCAATCATATCTCATCCTCAGTTCTTGGACAGATTGTATTTCTCAAAAATAAATTGAAGGCATTGTCAGGAGATATTCGTCTCGTAATTACAGACGATGACTTGCTAGAACTCTTTGATCTAACAATGCTTAATAAAGTTTTTGAAATCTACCCTAATGTAGATGCAGCGTTTGAATCTTATCAGCGTTAG
- a CDS encoding methylmalonyl-CoA mutase family protein gives MDSTSPYQTKHKIRIVTSTSLFDGHDASINVMRRILQSSGVEVIHLGHNRSAKEIVDCAIQEDVQAIAITSYQGGHIEFFKYIFDLLKERNSTHIRIFGGGGGTILPSEMKELHDYGICRIYSPDDGRAMGLQGMINDLLIKSDFPNGRYTTNEDYSQHREILLAKAISILDNSEEIPSELKNNLQLKENSNTPIIGLTGTGGAGKSSITDELIRRFLTDFPDRQIGIISIDPSKKKTGGALLGDRIRMNSIDHPNVFMRSLATREANLSVNKHISEIVKLFRAAYFDIIFIETAGIGQSDSMITEIADISIYAMTPEFGAATQLEKIDMLDFADLVVINKFDRFGAEDALRSVAKQYQRNHQLFETKIESMPIYGTIASQFNDAGMNRFFCALLEIIEQKTQIPLQSKTFIDLKSKSDTKNFSLSIVPQNRTRYLSEIANGNEDYKKFTHEQSEIASKMYQLKGAIEILDPDIKSKTSPVDLSFHKHLSLNANQFTSFGVTELLKYYQSLESQLHPECKAILESWEGKISNYKSENFIYKVRDKEIRVSNYTKSLSELDIPKISLPRFKDWGDILHWSLQENVPGEFPFTAGVYPFKRAEEDPTRMFAGEGGPERTNKRFHYITKGQNIIRLSTAFDSVTLYGENPDKRMDIYGKIGNSGVSIASLDDIKKLYSGFDLCKPTASVSMTINGPAPMLLAFFLNAVIDQQCEIYIREQGIKSEVESKIAKIYEGSSAVKPKYAGDLPSHHNGLGLLLLGVTGDMVLPQEVYEKIKADAISKIRGTVQADILKEDQAQNTCIFSTEFALKLMGDIQEYFIQNKVRNFYSVSISGYHIAEAGANPITQLALTLSNGFTYVEYYLSRGMKIDDFAPNLSFFFSNGMDPEYSVLGRVARRIWAKAIKNKYKGQVRSQLLKYHIQTSGRSLHAQEIEFNDIRTTLQALTALYDNCNSLHTNAFDEAITTPTEESVRRAMAIQLIINREMGLAKNENPLQGSFIIEELTDLVEERVMQEFVRISERGGVLGAMETMYQRNKIQDESLYYEHLKHSGEFPIIGVNTFLNSKGSPTIIPEEIIRSTREEKDLQISNIQNLHKIHSSISEEKIKHLKLSAIKNENLFSTLMDVSRYLSLGQMTRALYEVGGQYRRNM, from the coding sequence ATGGATTCTACTTCGCCTTATCAAACAAAACATAAAATACGAATTGTAACTTCTACATCCTTGTTTGACGGGCACGATGCCAGTATCAATGTTATGCGTCGTATTCTACAATCCAGTGGAGTAGAAGTCATTCACTTAGGTCATAATAGATCAGCAAAAGAAATAGTAGATTGCGCTATCCAAGAAGATGTGCAGGCAATCGCTATTACCTCCTACCAAGGTGGGCATATTGAATTTTTTAAATACATATTTGATTTATTAAAAGAAAGAAATTCAACTCATATTCGTATTTTTGGAGGAGGAGGAGGAACCATTCTTCCTTCCGAAATGAAAGAATTGCATGACTACGGGATTTGCAGGATTTATTCTCCTGATGATGGTAGAGCAATGGGTCTACAAGGAATGATCAATGATTTACTTATAAAATCTGATTTTCCCAATGGACGATATACGACTAACGAAGATTATTCACAACACAGGGAAATACTTTTAGCAAAAGCAATTTCCATTCTAGATAACTCAGAAGAAATTCCTTCCGAGTTGAAAAATAATCTCCAACTAAAAGAAAATTCCAATACACCAATCATTGGTTTAACAGGAACAGGTGGAGCTGGAAAATCATCAATCACCGATGAATTAATTCGTCGCTTCTTGACGGATTTCCCTGACAGGCAAATAGGAATTATCTCCATTGACCCCAGTAAAAAGAAAACAGGCGGAGCGCTTCTAGGTGATAGAATTCGCATGAATTCGATCGATCATCCAAATGTATTCATGCGCTCCCTAGCTACTAGAGAAGCAAATCTTTCCGTAAATAAACATATTTCTGAAATTGTAAAACTATTTAGAGCAGCTTACTTTGACATTATCTTTATAGAGACAGCGGGGATTGGACAGTCTGACTCTATGATTACTGAGATAGCGGATATTAGTATTTATGCGATGACTCCTGAATTTGGTGCTGCTACTCAATTAGAAAAAATTGATATGCTTGATTTTGCTGATTTAGTTGTGATAAATAAATTTGATCGCTTTGGTGCTGAAGACGCACTTCGCTCTGTTGCCAAGCAATATCAAAGAAATCATCAACTCTTTGAAACAAAAATTGAATCGATGCCTATCTATGGAACTATCGCTTCTCAGTTCAATGATGCAGGGATGAATCGATTTTTCTGCGCATTACTCGAAATAATAGAACAAAAGACACAAATACCATTACAATCCAAAACGTTTATTGATCTTAAGTCAAAATCAGATACTAAAAATTTTTCACTCAGTATTGTTCCACAAAATAGAACACGTTATCTTTCAGAAATTGCAAATGGAAATGAGGATTACAAGAAGTTTACCCATGAGCAGTCTGAGATTGCAAGCAAGATGTATCAACTCAAAGGTGCAATTGAGATTCTTGATCCAGATATAAAATCCAAAACTTCTCCAGTAGATTTGTCTTTTCATAAACATCTTTCTTTAAACGCAAATCAATTTACCTCTTTCGGTGTTACAGAATTATTAAAATACTATCAATCTCTAGAATCACAACTTCATCCTGAATGCAAAGCAATTTTGGAATCATGGGAAGGCAAAATTTCAAATTATAAATCTGAAAACTTTATCTACAAAGTCAGAGACAAAGAAATTAGAGTTTCCAATTATACAAAATCACTTTCCGAATTAGACATTCCAAAAATTTCACTTCCAAGATTTAAAGATTGGGGTGATATACTTCATTGGAGCTTGCAAGAAAACGTTCCCGGTGAATTTCCATTTACCGCTGGTGTCTATCCGTTTAAACGGGCAGAAGAAGATCCTACTAGAATGTTTGCAGGAGAAGGTGGACCGGAAAGAACCAACAAACGCTTTCATTACATAACAAAGGGGCAAAATATTATTCGCCTCTCTACGGCATTTGATTCCGTGACTCTATATGGAGAAAATCCAGATAAGCGCATGGATATTTATGGTAAGATTGGAAATTCAGGTGTTTCCATAGCTTCGCTTGATGATATTAAAAAACTGTATTCTGGTTTTGATTTGTGCAAGCCAACTGCGTCAGTCTCAATGACTATCAATGGACCTGCTCCAATGCTTCTTGCTTTTTTTCTAAATGCAGTCATTGACCAACAATGTGAAATATATATTCGCGAACAGGGCATAAAGTCAGAAGTAGAATCAAAGATCGCAAAGATTTATGAGGGAAGTTCTGCGGTTAAACCAAAATATGCGGGTGATTTACCAAGTCATCATAATGGATTAGGCTTACTTTTACTCGGTGTTACGGGTGATATGGTTTTGCCGCAAGAAGTATACGAAAAAATTAAAGCGGATGCAATTTCTAAAATCAGAGGAACTGTTCAAGCTGATATACTGAAGGAAGATCAAGCACAAAACACTTGTATTTTCTCCACTGAATTTGCTCTCAAACTGATGGGAGACATTCAAGAATACTTTATCCAGAATAAGGTTAGAAATTTTTATTCTGTTTCGATTTCGGGTTATCATATTGCGGAAGCAGGAGCTAATCCTATTACGCAACTTGCACTCACACTCTCAAATGGTTTTACTTATGTAGAATATTATCTTTCTCGCGGAATGAAGATAGATGATTTTGCTCCGAACTTATCTTTCTTTTTTTCCAATGGAATGGATCCTGAGTATAGTGTATTAGGTAGAGTTGCTAGAAGAATTTGGGCGAAAGCAATTAAGAATAAATACAAAGGGCAAGTAAGAAGTCAGTTATTAAAATATCATATTCAAACATCAGGCAGATCTTTACACGCACAAGAAATTGAATTCAATGATATTCGCACGACCTTACAAGCATTAACCGCACTTTATGATAATTGTAATTCACTTCATACAAATGCATTCGACGAAGCAATCACTACTCCAACAGAAGAATCTGTTCGACGGGCAATGGCAATTCAACTCATCATCAATAGAGAAATGGGTTTAGCAAAAAATGAAAATCCATTGCAGGGAAGTTTTATCATTGAAGAGCTGACTGATTTAGTGGAAGAAAGAGTCATGCAAGAATTTGTTCGTATTTCGGAGCGCGGTGGAGTTTTAGGTGCAATGGAAACAATGTATCAACGAAACAAAATCCAAGATGAGTCTCTCTATTACGAGCATCTAAAACACTCTGGAGAGTTTCCAATCATTGGAGTAAATACTTTTTTAAATAGCAAAGGCTCTCCTACTATTATCCCAGAAGAAATTATCCGATCTACTCGCGAAGAAAAGGATTTGCAAATTAGTAATATTCAAAACCTTCACAAAATTCATTCCAGTATATCAGAAGAAAAAATTAAACATCTAAAACTTTCTGCTATCAAAAATGAAAATCTATTCTCTACTCTTATGGACGTTAGTAGGTATCTCTCATTAGGACAAATGACCCGTGCCTTATATGAAGTAGGTGGACAATACCGAAGAAATATGTAA
- the dnaA gene encoding chromosomal replication initiator protein DnaA has protein sequence MESIWPKILDEVSKQIPAMYFEPFISPLSFVEFKDDSLIIKAPSSLIKNHVEKKYQTVIADAAEKVGGSKFKIQIHVDSNDTPIASFIDTKFKEDSFPFNPDYILEKFILSDSNRMAYMACKDAIENPGKQNPIYIHGKVSVGKTYLLHAIGNSLTQNHPDKPIKYISISDFLSEFVFNVQNRQAMDAFKLKYQSYHTLIIDDIQNLNSTAEKTQEEFFAIFNYLFDRKRQIILAADRPISELPISERLRSRFITGCQVEIQAPDETVRIGILKQKSKEANLQLSDTAIQFISDNFQTDTRALLGCLNDLQLYKKTFSLLFVSDEKVKELLENRLHKSKDLDINHEKIIDLVCERYTQSKKDILSKSRKAEYIIPRHICMYLLFEVCNMNKTLIGRVFNTKHTTVISAINRIKEMMKDDLSFRKTVNSFKSQFEYK, from the coding sequence TTGGAATCAATCTGGCCTAAGATTTTAGATGAAGTTTCAAAACAAATTCCTGCTATGTATTTTGAACCTTTCATCTCTCCGCTATCATTTGTAGAGTTCAAAGATGATAGTTTGATAATCAAAGCACCTTCTTCCCTAATAAAAAATCATGTAGAAAAGAAATATCAAACTGTAATTGCCGATGCTGCCGAGAAAGTTGGTGGATCAAAATTTAAAATACAAATTCATGTTGACTCTAATGATACTCCAATTGCAAGCTTCATTGATACAAAGTTTAAAGAAGATTCATTTCCTTTCAATCCAGATTATATTCTAGAAAAATTTATACTGAGTGACTCCAATCGCATGGCCTATATGGCTTGCAAAGATGCAATTGAGAATCCTGGAAAACAAAATCCTATCTATATTCATGGAAAAGTGAGTGTGGGTAAGACATATTTGCTTCACGCAATAGGAAATTCTTTAACACAGAATCATCCTGATAAGCCAATCAAATACATTTCCATTTCTGATTTCCTTTCTGAATTTGTATTTAATGTTCAGAACAGACAAGCTATGGATGCATTCAAATTAAAGTATCAATCTTATCACACTTTAATCATTGATGATATTCAAAACCTCAATAGCACTGCTGAAAAGACACAAGAAGAATTCTTTGCCATATTTAATTACCTGTTTGATCGCAAAAGACAGATTATCCTCGCAGCGGATAGACCAATTTCTGAGTTGCCAATCAGCGAAAGACTTCGTTCTAGATTTATTACCGGTTGTCAGGTGGAAATTCAAGCACCTGATGAAACAGTTCGAATTGGTATTTTAAAACAAAAGTCAAAGGAAGCGAATCTGCAATTAAGCGATACAGCTATTCAATTTATTTCTGATAATTTCCAGACAGACACAAGAGCCTTGCTTGGATGTTTAAATGATTTACAGCTATATAAGAAAACCTTTTCTTTGTTGTTTGTGAGTGATGAGAAGGTAAAAGAATTACTTGAAAATCGCCTTCATAAGAGCAAAGATTTGGATATAAATCATGAAAAGATTATTGATTTGGTATGTGAACGTTACACGCAATCAAAGAAAGACATTTTAAGTAAAAGTAGAAAGGCGGAATATATAATTCCTCGCCATATTTGTATGTATTTGCTTTTTGAAGTATGTAATATGAACAAGACTTTAATCGGACGAGTATTTAATACCAAGCATACAACAGTAATCAGTGCAATCAATCGAATCAAAGAAATGATGAAGGATGATTTAAGTTTTAGAAAGACAGTGAACTCCTTTAAATCCCAATTCGAATACAAATAG